The sequence below is a genomic window from Melioribacteraceae bacterium.
TCCTTACGGGATCGATTTTCTGCTGTATAAGATATTTTTCGGTATGTCCTTTCTTCCTTTCATCTTGAATCTGTTCAATTGAAGTACCGTCCTTTACTACACCTTGTCCGCCGCCTGAAAAAATCGACGGTTTAATTATAAACGGAATCTTTATTGTCCTAAGATCATTCCCGGTAATAAATAATCTTTCATCTTTATCCCATGGTTCAACAATAAAAGTCTCAGGCAGGTTAAAACCTTTTCTGAGAAGTTTTTTGTGGAAATAAGATTTGTCAGTTACTTTCCGTGTAACCTTATGCGGATTAATTAAATAACATTTCCGGCGCAGCAGCAGCTTGGTTATGATATTGAATTCGGGGTCTTCATCCGAAGCCCGGTCTAAATATGCCTTGAAAGATAATTTCCTCTGGCGCAACAAAGTGGCTACCTCGTGAATATTCACTTTATAAATAATAAAAGTCTTCAGGCCGCTCTTCTGAAAGATCTTTTCGGTAAGTTCGATAAATTCCTTATCGTACTGCCAGGTATATGATATTGCCAGATCGAATTTGTACATTTCTCAGGAAAAATTTTTGTGAAAATAGGTAAACCTTGTTTAGCTAGCAATCTTTTGCCTTGTTAATCAAAACGTTATAGTTTATTTTTTCGTTCAAATTAAAGGATTTTATGAACCTTAAACCACTCTTTTTATTGATGATAATTATTAGCGCCGGGTGCTCCTCAAATTCCGTTAAGGTGGCCGGTACTGCTGATAAAGAGAGTAAATCAATTATTACTTCTACCGGCAAGATAGCACAGGAGAAATTTATTAACGGTTCGATGCTGGAGCTTAAAGGTGAATATGAGTCGGCTATTAATGAGTATCTCGATGCATTGAAATACGATCCTCAAGCGGGTATTCACTTTGCAATTGCTAAAAATTATTACAAGTTAAATAAACTCTCATCTGCAATTCAGCATTCGCGCAGAGCGGTTCAGCTCGATTCAACGAATTCTGAATATCTCTATCTGCTTGCTTCAATCTACTCGTCGTCCCGCCTCGATGATTCTTCGATGGTTGTTTACGAGAAAATTATTGCGCGCGATTCTTCGAATTACCCGGCATTCTATCAACTCGCGCTGCTAAATGAAAAGAACAGACCTACTTACGCCCTCTCTATTTATAATAAACTTGTCGGTCTGCTCGGACCGGAATGGAATCTGCTTATACGTATTATCGATCTTAACGAGCGCCTCGGCAATATTGATGAAACTATCAGCACATTTGAAGAACTTCTGAATCTTAATCCGTCCGATCTCCGGCTTCAGAAAGTTCTTATTGAATCATATCTGAAAACTAAAAAGTACGATAAAGCTCATAAGCTGATTGATGAAAGTCTTATCAGTTTTCCGGACGACCTTAATTTGTATGAAATGAAAGGTGCCGCATATATCCAGACCGAAGAGTGGAAGAACGCATTCGATCAGTACAGCAGATTACTCCGGAGTGAAGAAATCGGATATGAAAATAAATTGGGTATCGGAACAATATTTCTTAACGCTGTCGAAAAAAATTCTATTAATCTTAATTACGCGAAAGAGATATTTGTACGGCTGAACAGGGATACTACTGACTGGCAGTTAAACGCATATCTCGGTGAAATTGAAATCCGTCTTAAGAATGATTCTCTTGCCATCGATTACTTTAAAAAAGCTACGGAACTGGCTGAATGGAATAATCAACTCTGGATCCGACTGGGAGGCACACTGTTCGATAACGGAAAGTACCAGCTCGTTGTTGATCTGCTAAAAAAAGGTGTTCAAAGCTTTCCGAACGACTTTGCTATAAATCTTATCTACGGTCTTGCACTTTCCCAGCAGGGAAATCATCGTTCTGCTAAAGAGTATCTCGGCAAAGCTGTTAAAATCAATCCGAATGATATAACAGTTCTTACTGCATACGGATATACTCTGAATCAGCTGAAGGAGGATGATGAAGCTCTTGTTTATCTGAACAAAGCAATGATCTTCAGCCCTAATGATATTCAGGTGATTGGAATGACGGCATTAATCTATGAATCAAAAGGGGAGTATTCAAAATCCGATTCCCTTTATTCACTTGCGATGTCGCTCGATCCAGGGAATGCGCTGATTCTTAATAACTATGCGTATTCACTTGCTGAAAGAGGTGTAAGAATTGACGAGGCACTTGAATGGAGCAGCAATGCCGTTAACATTGAACCCGAAAATCCTTCGTATCTCGATACACTTGGCTGGATCTATTTCCGGCTGAATGATTTTGAAAAAGCCAGGTCGTATATTGAAAAATCGCTTAAATATGAAAATAATAGCGGTACTGTACTGGATCATCTGGGCGATGTTTATTATAAACTGGGTGATAAACCTAAAGCGCTTGAATTCTGGAAGAAAGCTCTTGATGTTGAACCCAATAATAATAAGTTCAAAGAGAAAATTGAGAAAGGTGAATTGTGAAAAAATATATTCCGTTGCTTATTGTTACCGCATTCGTTTTTATTGCCGGGGGATGCGCTCCCTCCCGACAGGTTTCTGACGAAAGGATAATCTCTTCGGACAGGTTGATTAAGAAACTTGAAGCCAACAGAAGAAAAGTTAAAACTTTCCGGGGCACCGGAACCCTTAATATCTTTTCACCCGAATTAAATGCCGGAAGCAGTTTCGAAGTAATTTTAAAAAAACCCGATTCACTTAAGGTTTCTTTTTATGGCCCGTTCGGAATTGACCTTGCGCATGCCTTAATTACTCCTCAGGATTTCCAGTTTTACGATGTAATTAATAACAATCTCTACCACGGCAAGATGCGTGACGGTATTATGAGGCAGATTCTCAAAGTCGATTTCTCGTTTGATGAACTGATCGATGCCCTTGCCGGAAGCGTTAATCTGACTGATAAACTTAGAATTGAACCGGACCGCTTCGAAGCAGACGGTAATCTCTACCGGCTTACATATCTTGATTCTCTAAAGAAAATTGAAAAAGTCTATACTGTAAGAGCCGATGATTTAGCTATCAGCGAAAATGTCCTTAAACAATTCAACGGAAATATCCTGGTGGAAGGGAAGTACTCTCGTTTTAAAACTTACGAGGATGTTCCTATTCCGCAGGAAATTATTCTTAACGACATCGTGAACAAACAGCGGCTGAAAGTGGAATACAGGAAGATTGAGATTAACCGGAATGATGTTGACCTGTTAATAGATATCCCAACAGATGTGAAAATTCGAGAATGGTAAGCGATTGCAAGAAAATAGTATCTGCGCTTTTCTTACTATCAATTCCGTTACTTATGTATGCTCAGACTGCCGACAGCATACAGCAGAAGAACCTTGAACTGACGAATATAAAAAATGAAATTTCCCGCCTCGAAAACGAACTGAGAAGCAAATCTAAAACCGAAAAGGAATCTCTACAGTCCCTGGAAAACATTAACCGCCAGAAACTACTTCTTAATAAACTTGTCAATAATCTTGTTACCGAAGAAAAAAATAAATCGCAGGAAATAGAAGAAACCTTAAAACTGATTGGTTCTGTTGAAAATAGAATTAAGGTTCTTAAAGAAAAATACAGCAACTATGTCGTCTGGGTTTATAAAAACAGGGGACTTTCTCTCTTCCGCTTTCTTCTTAATACCGATTCTTTTAATCAGACTATTAAACGATACAGGTACCTCCGCTACATTTCGCAGCAGAATAAAATAACACTAAACCAGCTTGGTAAAAGCAGGGATGAGCTGAATCTCCTCGCGTCCCAGCTCGAAAAGGAGCGATCAGAAAAGGAAAACCTTGTTGCTTTAAAACAAAATGAACAGAAAGTCCTCTCGGATCGCGAGTCGGAAAGGAAAGATCTGATCAAAACTCTTAAGCAGGATCAGAAGATGATCACTTCCGAGATCGAATCGAAAAGAAAAGCTGAAATACTGATTAAGAATATAATAGCCCGTCTTATCGAAGAGGAACGTGAAAGGAAAGCAAAGCTTCTGGCCAGGAAACAGGGCGAAAGTATTTCCCCGCCAAAATATAATTACAGCAATTTCCAGAATTTTGCGGAACTCAAAGGAATTCTTACCTGGCCTGTTTCGGGCGGTAAGGTTGTCCGCAAATTCGGTGAGAATAAGAACGAACGGCTTAAAACGGTTACCCTCAATTACGGAATCGATATATCAGTGAAAGGGGAGCAGAACGTATTTGCAGTTGCCGAAGGGGTCGTCTCGGCTATCGATTGGATCCCCGGCTACGGATCCATCGTTATTCTAACTCACCGCGATGAATATAGAACAGTCTATGGACACATTTCTAATATTTCAGTTCAGGAAGGAGATAAAATTTCTGCAGGAACGCTTATCGGCAGCGTGAATGAAAGTCTGGAAGGCAATATCCTCCATTTCGAAATCTGGAACGAAAGAAATTACCAGAATCCTGAAATCTGGTTGGCCAGGAAGTAAATTTCTAACCTGATTACTCTTATCCGTTTAATTTTCTCTAAAATCGTTTCCCAATTTATTAATCCACTTTGCAAAGGCGTTTATAATTCCCATGAAAATACCCGGGTATTTATTCTCTTAAAAATATTATCTATTGGAATTTAAAAAACTATATTATTAATTTAAGCTATGTAAAATGAACTGATATTTAATAAATCCTTACTGAAGAAATTTGGCAGACTAGATTTTTATCAGTTCATGGGGGAAAGAAATTTGTACCACAGGCAATGTACAATCTTCAGTTTTACTTCTCGTTTTATTACAACCGATTCAGATTCTGATCTGTTAATTCCATTAGGTATCTATTTAATAAGATAAAATCTACTATGCCTGGTAAATCAGCCGGAAGAAACTATATCTACCTTCTGGTTCTGGTCCTGTTAAATGTGATGATCTACATCCCTGTAATCCTGAAAATTCCCGGTTATATAATGGATGATTATCATCTCTTTACAGTAATTAGCAGTAATCAGTACAATCCATTTGATATCACAAAATACTCGCAGTTTTTTCTCTCACTCCGGCCGGTTACATATCTTAGTCTGTGGCTCGACTTTAATTTATTCGGTGATAACTCTATTGCAATTAAACTATCGGGATTAATATTGCACACTTTTCTCGTAATCTCGATCTATTTCCTTTTCAATTTGCTGACGCAATTCTTGAAAATCAATATCTCAAAAACGACAATTACAGTCTTGTGTATTATATTTTCCATCCACCTGGATAGTCTTACCTGGATCTATTGGATCAGCAACCGGACTGAGTCCCTGATGCTGCTTTTCTATGTCTGGTCCGCAATCTGTTTTTTACTCTATTTCAAAAATGAAAAAAAGTATCTCCTGTTCTTTTCTTTCCTCTTTTACATCCTATCGATTTTATCGAAACAGAGTTCACTCCATCTCCCTTTTCTCCTTCTAATTGGTTCAATATATCAAATGAGGCAAAAGGGAAATTCGGAATTCAAACTTTACCTATTCTATGTTTTCTTAATATTTATCTTAATTCTATTCTCATCACTTAACTATTTTATATATAGCGATTATCAGAACCTACTGGGTAATCTCTGGAAAAAACCATTTTCTTTCTTCGGAATTCTTCTTCATCTGATTTTCCCTCTCTTCTCAGGCAATATTTATAACTATTTCCTTTTAAATAAAGAGATTGCTGCTTTTATCTTTATCCCGGCGTCAATTCTATTATTTGTTTTTGTTGTGATAAGAAAAAATCTCCGGAAGAAATTTATTCTTCTGTTAATAATAACAGTCATAATTATATACCCGAGAATTTTCGCGACAGGCGGCAGTAGATTAAACGGTATTCTTCTCTTATGGCTCCTTGTTCTACTTATGTACCTGTTTTCGAAAATGAAATCAGTACGGATGATTTGTTTAGTGACCGGTTTACTGATTCTGTCTTATTCAATTTCTTTCTTGATCAGGACACAAAGTTTAGAAACGATATTTGTGCATGAAAAGAAAAATTTCGGTGAACTTGTTGACTTAATTCAATCATGTAGTGGACAAAATTTTATTTTATGTTCCGATTCGAATGATATAATTCCGTATAAGTATTATTATTATATTCACAGTTCAGTTGGTCTTGTAAATAGTATAATCACTTCACCTGTATTTTACGAATTAGTACTTGTAAATCATGATCTCTCCCTATTTAATAAAAAAATAATTGACTGCAGAAAAAAAGGGGATTACTATGAAATTACTTCCTACGATCCTCTGATCTATCTTCTCATTAATCCTTATAATCCAGACTTCGTACGTTACCGCATAATTGAAAAAGAATCGAGCAGGTCTGGACGTGGATTCAGCCGGATTCTTCTCGATATTCCCCAAATAATTGAAAAAGATACGGATCAGGTTCTCTATTTCGATGGCCTGAAATGGAAGGAATTGAAATGATCACTGTATTAATGCCCGCGTTCAATAACGGACGTTTTATAGTTCAAGCGGTTCGAAGCATTCTGAATCAGTCATTCACCAATTATGAGTTGATGATTATAGACGATGGTTCAGAAGATGATACAGAATCTTTGATTAATTATATCAATGATCCGCGAATCAAATACATAAGAAAGGAACATACCGGTCTTATGGATAGCATCAATTACGGGTTTGAAAAATCTTCTAATGAAATTATAACCCGTATGGACGCAGACGATCTGGC
It includes:
- a CDS encoding tetratricopeptide repeat protein yields the protein MNLKPLFLLMIIISAGCSSNSVKVAGTADKESKSIITSTGKIAQEKFINGSMLELKGEYESAINEYLDALKYDPQAGIHFAIAKNYYKLNKLSSAIQHSRRAVQLDSTNSEYLYLLASIYSSSRLDDSSMVVYEKIIARDSSNYPAFYQLALLNEKNRPTYALSIYNKLVGLLGPEWNLLIRIIDLNERLGNIDETISTFEELLNLNPSDLRLQKVLIESYLKTKKYDKAHKLIDESLISFPDDLNLYEMKGAAYIQTEEWKNAFDQYSRLLRSEEIGYENKLGIGTIFLNAVEKNSINLNYAKEIFVRLNRDTTDWQLNAYLGEIEIRLKNDSLAIDYFKKATELAEWNNQLWIRLGGTLFDNGKYQLVVDLLKKGVQSFPNDFAINLIYGLALSQQGNHRSAKEYLGKAVKINPNDITVLTAYGYTLNQLKEDDEALVYLNKAMIFSPNDIQVIGMTALIYESKGEYSKSDSLYSLAMSLDPGNALILNNYAYSLAERGVRIDEALEWSSNAVNIEPENPSYLDTLGWIYFRLNDFEKARSYIEKSLKYENNSGTVLDHLGDVYYKLGDKPKALEFWKKALDVEPNNNKFKEKIEKGEL
- a CDS encoding DUF4292 domain-containing protein, which codes for MKKYIPLLIVTAFVFIAGGCAPSRQVSDERIISSDRLIKKLEANRRKVKTFRGTGTLNIFSPELNAGSSFEVILKKPDSLKVSFYGPFGIDLAHALITPQDFQFYDVINNNLYHGKMRDGIMRQILKVDFSFDELIDALAGSVNLTDKLRIEPDRFEADGNLYRLTYLDSLKKIEKVYTVRADDLAISENVLKQFNGNILVEGKYSRFKTYEDVPIPQEIILNDIVNKQRLKVEYRKIEINRNDVDLLIDIPTDVKIREW
- a CDS encoding peptidoglycan DD-metalloendopeptidase family protein — encoded protein: MVSDCKKIVSALFLLSIPLLMYAQTADSIQQKNLELTNIKNEISRLENELRSKSKTEKESLQSLENINRQKLLLNKLVNNLVTEEKNKSQEIEETLKLIGSVENRIKVLKEKYSNYVVWVYKNRGLSLFRFLLNTDSFNQTIKRYRYLRYISQQNKITLNQLGKSRDELNLLASQLEKERSEKENLVALKQNEQKVLSDRESERKDLIKTLKQDQKMITSEIESKRKAEILIKNIIARLIEEERERKAKLLARKQGESISPPKYNYSNFQNFAELKGILTWPVSGGKVVRKFGENKNERLKTVTLNYGIDISVKGEQNVFAVAEGVVSAIDWIPGYGSIVILTHRDEYRTVYGHISNISVQEGDKISAGTLIGSVNESLEGNILHFEIWNERNYQNPEIWLARK